The sequence aaaaataaagataattatataataccccataataataataataatactggAAACTTTGAATACCTATTGTGGAAAAAGAACGTCTTCAAAATAACTATTTATTCCACACAACAGCAAACCACAGTAAAAGTAACACCACAACCACCTTCAAACCTTCTATCTctttcaccaccaccaccaccaccaccaccaccaatactACCGCCACAACAAACAATATTATAGATAACACCAAACCTACTGTACTAACAAcacaaaaagaaataaaatcaaataataaaaaagaaaataacataaataatacaaatacacATGCAAATATCACTACAAACAATACCagtacaaataataataataataataataataataataataataataataataataataataataataataataataataataataataataataataataataataataataataataataataataataataataataataataacagtaatagtaataagaaaaagataaaagggaaaaataataaaaagagtAACGATTCAACATCACCaccaaccacaaccacaaccacaaccacaaccataACAACTGAACAACAATCATCCCGACTTTCTATAAATATAACTCCACTCAACTCCTCTtcttcaacatcaacatctactccaacaacaacaacaccatcagTTTCAACACCAATTCCTTCAACCACCACACAAAAACCTTTATCTTCTCTTATtttagaacaacaacaacaacaacaacaacaacaacaacaacaacaacaacaacaacaacaacaacaacaacaacaacaacaacaacaattacaacaagaacaagaggaaaaagaaaaagaaaacacaccattatcaccaccatctGTACAAACACAATCACCATCAAAAACAAActcatcaataaataatagtaacactaacaatacaacaacaacaacaaccacaacaactgTAACAATACCATCATTGGCAAGTTTAATTAAAGCAAAACCAGAGATATTAGATCAAAAACAAACTGAATCTGATCCATCCAATGCACTTTCACCTCAAAGTTGTTTAAAGAAGAAACAGGATTtagagaaaaaaataatttggatGAAAAATATAGAGGAAATGCCATCAAAATCACAATTAGTTGCTCATAGATCAAGAGGTTTAATCAATACCTCAAATACTTGTTTCATGAATGTTATCCTTCAATCTTTAACAGGTTGTCAATTGTTTTTAAgggttattaaaaatttatcagATTTAGAAGATTTAGGAAAATATCCAACTTTACATAGtttgtatgttttttttttttttttttttttttttactaattttattttttaaaatttccatATTAATATTCCTTTTTCAAATATAGTAACCAATTTTATACagaatatttttcaaatcctACTTCAAATatattgaataataatagtaattcaacaacaacaacatcttcatcttcaactACAGctacaacaacatcaacatcaaataataataaatcgcaaacaccaacatcaccaatacaacaacatcatcagaGTCAAACTAATGGTTTAAGTAATCAACCATCAGTAGCAacacaatcacaacaacaacaacaaccacaaccaccaatTAATCCGAAacattttaatgatttagttaaatcatttaattcaaaagtATCACCAGTACCTCAAACAACCGTTTCACCTCATTCAATGGTTCAAgtttcaaaaaagaaattaaaacttcAACTTTATAATAATTCGTTACCACAAACTATTTGTCAACAAGATGCTCAAGAATTTTTAGTATTCCTTTTAGATTTAATTCATGAAGAATTTTTAACATTAataagtaagtttttttttttttaataaataaatttaataattctaatattATGAATTAGTCACACTAACGATAACAACAAAacaaatttctttattttctttttatttttttttaaaaaaaacacagAAGATATTGATATACCAAAAGAGGATGATaaatcaacaccaacatcaacatcaattgTTGACGATAATTGGGAAGTAGTTGGTAAAAAGGGTAAAACTGCAATCATTACAAATGTAtgtattttcttttttttttttttttataaaatgaattaataaaaaaaaaaaaaaaaaaaaagaaaactaataaaaaaaaaaaaaaacaattaaaacagAGTCAACAAGAATTACCAAAAACTCCAATTTCACAAATATTTTCAGGTGTTTTAAGAAGTAGTTTTAATAGAACCGGAAGTAAAGAATCAATTACAGTTGAACCATTTTATTGTTTACATTTGGATATTAGACCAGAAGAGATTAATAGTTTAGAGGATGCACTTAAATTCTTTATGAAACCAGAGATTATTGAAGGTTATACATGTTCAACTAAAAAGATTGAAATATCAGCTTCAAAGAGTTGGTCCTTTGAATCATTACCaagaattttaattgttcattTCAAGAGGTTTGCTTTTGAGAGTGATACTTCAAAGAAATTGGATAAATTAATTCGTTTCCCAACTCAATTATCACTTTCAACCGCTTCAAATCATCAAACTCAAAAGAAATACTCACTATTCTCTGTCGTTAGTCATCATGGTAGAGGTTTATCTCAAGGTCATTACACTTGTGATATCTATCAACCACAACAAGCTCAATGGATTAGATATGATGATTCAACTTTTACTGAAGTAAAAGAACAAGATGTTTTAAATAGAGAAGCTTATCTATTATTATATCAACttgttaattaaaaaaaaaaaaaaaaaaaaaaaaaaaaaaaaaaaaaaaaaaattaaaataacaataacaataactaTAAccataaagaaataaaaataaagaaaaaagaacaaaaaaaaaaaaaaacaaaaaataaaaaaaaagaattaaaaaaataaaaaaacctttactttaaaaaaaaaataaaaaaaacaaataaataaataaaatattaatctttatttacccccaaaaaaaaacacatcttttttttaaaagtgaagtttcaatattttaagactttacctttaaaaaaaaaaaaaataaataaataaaaaataaaatattatcaatatttcttttaaacaTGCATGTTTTGGAAAAGTGTATGGAATTATGATAccttttaaaatgattttaccGTCAATGAGAATTTCGATTTCTTTATTCTCTgaattgtaaattatttttacacaTTTATCAACACCATCATTGATTTCATTGAAACTATTACCCAATGAATATTGATGACTAGTTTATAGGGATTGGTTTGGAGTTGGTCTTTGAATAGAATTATGGTTAGAACAAGGATCACCCATTTCTTGATTGCTAAATGTATCAAATTCTATTGCAATTATACCATTTGCCATTTGATTATAGCCCAACTCACTCCCAGCTTgcttaatttcattaattccaTTTGTTTGAAGAATAAAAGCAAATCCATCAGCACCTCTTCTTGAGACATTAAATGTAAATTCACATTGAAACCCATTATCTATTGTTACTTTTTTTCTACTCCAAATTGAACCAACTTTGCCTTGTAATGAGGGTGTTAGTTGAATAATCATATCACCACCTTTTTTGTTGGAAATAATTTGGCAGATCCATTTAGTTTATAAcctttttctaaattataattttcagaataatcaatcatcagttttaaattaaataaaaaattatatggttattggtttttaataaaattagaaaactTTATtggaaattataatttagtttttttttttttaaattattatttcgtttttttttttttttttaattcttttaactCATAGGTATCGCCAGTACCTCAAACAACCTTTTTGTATTCCTTTTAGATTTAATTCATCAagaatttttatcattaatgagtaagtttttttttaaaaaaaaaacaaattaataactCCAATATTATGAATCAGTTACACtaacaataacaaaaaatcaacttcaacttcaacaTTAACATCAACTTCAAACatcatcaatttttaattatagttGGTAAAAAGGGTAAAACTGCAATCATTACAAATGtatatattttctttttttataaaaataaataaataaataaataaataaaaaaaaagaaaactaataaaaacaaaaaaaaaaaaaatttacatttAGATATTAGGCCAGATGAGATTAATGGTAGGTTTATCTCAAGGTCAATACATTTGTGATGTCTatcaaccacaacaatcCCAATGGATTAGATATGATTATTCAACTTTATTGAAATAAAAGAACAAGATGATTTatctattttattaaatcaactttttagttgggaaaaaaaaaaaaaaaaaaaaaaaaaaaaaaaaaaaaaaaaataagaattaaaaccaaaaaaaactttaattaaaataataacaaccataaccaaaagaaatgaaaaaagaacgaaaaaaaaaacaaaaaataaaaaaagaattaaaactaaaaaactttacttttataaaaaaaaaaaaaataaatatttatctttatttattccCAAAGAAAaacaccttttttttaaaaggcaaaagtttaaatttttatttgaaaatttacctttaaaaaaaaaaaagaatataaaatattatcaatatttcttctttttttttttcccccaagtcccaaaaaaaaaaaaagaaaacttttttttctttttttttttagaaatttaaaatttttttgaaaaaattatttttagctTTTAAAACACGTTGGttaatatttttgttttttttgtttaaatattttttttttttttttttaacaaataaatttaaaaatgataggtgaaaaaagaaaaagaattgaattaattaatctaCAAGAAGTTTTGAAAGgtagaaaaagaaatgtgaataaagaaaaagtaacagttaaaaaaaccaaatcaaaaccaataaaaaattcaaagtcagcaataataacaactAAATTCAGTTGTGTTCCTACTACCGCCATTACTACTAAAAGTCAAAGCAAAAACTTAAAAGCCCCAACAAAAACCAAACCAACAatagaaaatgaatttataaaagaaaatgatgatattgattattctgaaaattataatttagaaaaaggTTATAAACTAAATGGATCTGCCCAAATTGTAACAAACAAAGAATGTGGTGATATGATTATTCAACTAACACCCTCATTACAAGGCCAAGTTGGTTCAATTTGGAGTAGAAAAAAAGTAACAATAGATAATGGATTTCAATGTGAATTTACATTTAATGTCTCAAGAAGAGGTGCTGATGGATTTGCTTTTATTCTTCAAACAAAtggaattaatgaaattaagcAAATTGGGGGTGAGTTGGGCTATAATCAAATGGCAAATGGTGTAATTGCAATAGAATTTGATACATTTCATAATCGAGAAATGGGTGATCCTTATTATAACCATATCTCAATACAAAGACCAACTCCAAACCAATCCCTATCAACTAATCATCAATATTCGTTGGGTTCTTATCATtccaattcaattaataatggtgtTGATCAAcgtgtaaaaataatttacaattcAGAGAATAAAGAAATCGAAATTCTCATTGATGGTACAATCATTTTAAAAGGTATCAAAATTCCATACACTTTTCCTAAATATGCATATTTTGGATTTACTGCTTCAACAGGAAAGCAAAAACAAATCCATCAAATAAAAG comes from Dictyostelium discoideum AX4 chromosome 2 chromosome, whole genome shotgun sequence and encodes:
- the ubpB gene encoding deubiquinating enzyme, producing MKNIEEMPSKSQLVAHRSRGLINTSNTCFMNVILQSLTGCQLFLRVIKNLSDLEDLGKYPTLHSFNQFYTEYFSNPTSNILNNNSNSTTTTSSSSTTATTTSTSNNNKSQTPTSPIQQHHQSQTNGLSNQPSVATQSQQQQQPQPPINPKHFNDLVKSFNSKVSPVPQTTVSPHSMVQVSKKKLKLQLYNNSLPQTICQQDAQEFLVFLLDLIHEEFLTLIKDIDIPKEDDKSTPTSTSIVDDNWEVVGKKGKTAIITNSQQELPKTPISQIFSGVLRSSFNRTGSKESITVEPFYCLHLDIRPEEINSLEDALKFFMKPEIIEGYTCSTKKIEISASKSWSFESLPRILIVHFKRFAFESDTSKKLDKLIRFPTQLSLSTASNHQTQKKYSLFSVVSHHGRGLSQGHYTCDIYQPQQAQWIRYDDSTFTEVKEQDVLNREAYLLLYQLVN